One segment of Thermoanaerobacter kivui DNA contains the following:
- a CDS encoding ABC transporter ATP-binding protein, producing MKAKELELLHLVFKYIKPKIKLFILSFTFLVASLISLLPPYLTKLAFDEGVMNRNLNLLTKYVLVLIGVYILKSFLNYLSSALFTLLSHNTLFDIKKDLTNRILKLPLEFFSNSESGYIVSRFKEADSLSSLFSLQSFKLILSIFEFIGAMVIMFSLNVRLTLLLILVIPIFYLVSRTFESAFAKVTSETMEKGAIFHGKFQQSISGAEEIKRMALEEKEAQNINEINKEYVKSSIKYGILLSFGSEAIMLLSSLVSVLLLYLGGQSVIQESISIGTYMAFTGYFGKLYAPVVNWSLSMYTFKPAFVALERIRDFFMKYSEEDETLDKIKIDKINEIEMKKVKFCYPDGKEYVLRNFNLKAEKGDKVLLKGPNGSGKSTVIRLLLGFYENYEGEILINGVELNKLSKKSLRSRVSIVSQKIFLFNDTIENNIKIIDNVDDEKYEIILRKSGLKAFVESLPLKDQTLVGENGVKLSGGEIHKLAIARAMVKSDSDVFIFDEATAHLDKDTKELIKKFIKEELDDKICIIIDHSDYFDDVCNKIVHLMASYYDRSEKHE from the coding sequence ATGAAGGCAAAAGAACTGGAACTACTGCATCTTGTCTTTAAATATATAAAACCTAAAATAAAACTCTTCATTCTATCTTTTACTTTTTTAGTAGCATCTTTGATTTCTCTTTTACCTCCTTATCTTACCAAACTTGCTTTCGATGAAGGGGTAATGAATAGAAATCTAAATTTATTGACCAAATATGTCTTAGTACTTATTGGGGTGTACATATTGAAGAGTTTTTTAAACTACTTAAGTTCGGCACTTTTTACACTTCTCAGTCATAATACACTCTTTGACATAAAAAAAGATTTAACAAATCGCATTTTGAAACTACCACTAGAGTTTTTCTCAAACAGCGAAAGTGGATACATTGTTTCGAGGTTCAAAGAGGCTGATTCTTTGAGTTCATTGTTTTCTTTACAGAGTTTCAAGTTAATCCTCAGTATTTTTGAATTCATAGGTGCTATGGTGATTATGTTTTCTCTGAACGTGAGATTGACTCTGTTGTTGATTCTAGTAATACCCATTTTCTATTTAGTTTCGAGAACTTTTGAATCAGCCTTTGCCAAAGTTACTAGCGAAACAATGGAGAAAGGAGCTATTTTTCACGGAAAATTCCAACAATCCATAAGTGGAGCAGAAGAGATAAAAAGGATGGCTTTAGAGGAGAAAGAAGCACAGAATATAAATGAAATTAACAAGGAATACGTGAAATCATCTATAAAATACGGCATTTTGTTGTCGTTTGGCTCTGAAGCGATTATGCTTCTATCTTCTCTTGTAAGTGTTCTTTTGCTTTATTTGGGAGGACAGTCAGTTATTCAAGAAAGTATATCTATAGGGACTTATATGGCTTTTACCGGATATTTTGGAAAACTGTATGCACCTGTGGTTAATTGGAGCTTAAGCATGTATACTTTCAAACCAGCGTTTGTAGCGTTGGAAAGGATTAGAGATTTCTTTATGAAATATTCCGAAGAAGACGAAACGCTTGACAAGATAAAAATAGATAAAATAAATGAAATAGAAATGAAAAAAGTAAAATTCTGCTATCCTGATGGGAAGGAGTACGTTTTAAGAAATTTCAATTTGAAAGCAGAAAAAGGAGATAAAGTGCTTTTGAAAGGACCGAACGGAAGTGGGAAGTCAACAGTAATAAGATTACTTTTAGGATTTTATGAAAATTACGAGGGTGAAATCTTGATAAATGGAGTGGAGTTGAATAAGCTATCAAAAAAGTCCCTGAGGAGTCGAGTTTCAATAGTGTCACAGAAGATTTTCTTATTTAACGATACAATCGAAAACAATATAAAAATAATAGACAATGTCGATGATGAAAAATACGAAATAATTTTAAGAAAATCGGGATTGAAAGCTTTTGTAGAGAGTTTGCCTTTAAAGGATCAAACATTGGTGGGAGAGAATGGTGTGAAACTCTCGGGCGGTGAGATACATAAACTAGCGATAGCTCGTGCTATGGTAAAATCCGATTCTGATGTCTTCATATTTGATGAAGCAACGGCACATTTGGATAAAGATACAAAAGAATTGATAAAAAAGTTTATAAAAGAAGAATTAGATGACAAAATATGTATAATAATAGATCACTCTGATTACTTTGATGATGTGTGTAATAAAATTGTACATTTAATGGCAAGTTATTATGATAGGAGTGAAAAGCATGAATAA
- a CDS encoding ATP-binding cassette domain-containing protein produces MDSVLSVKNLKKYYGRVKAVDGISFEMYPGEVVGLIGPNDAGKSTTLKTIMGLLRKTEGEIKICGYDYKDNEAKFKLAYIPETPDIYPMLTVWEHMKFIALAHSVKLS; encoded by the coding sequence ATGGATAGTGTGCTTTCTGTAAAAAATCTAAAAAAATATTATGGAAGGGTAAAAGCAGTTGATGGAATTTCTTTTGAGATGTATCCTGGTGAAGTTGTAGGGCTTATAGGTCCAAATGATGCAGGGAAAAGTACTACTTTAAAGACTATAATGGGGCTTTTGAGAAAGACAGAAGGAGAAATAAAAATATGCGGCTATGACTATAAAGATAATGAGGCAAAATTCAAACTTGCTTATATACCTGAAACTCCGGATATATACCCAATGCTTACAGTATGGGAACATATGAAATTTATAGCTCTTGCTCATAGTGTAAAATTATCGTAG
- a CDS encoding radical SAM family protein has protein sequence MGALYLLYFIIGLPFETIRDIDEIADFIMEVREKMNSLGNINGYLEIGINMLYPKPWTPFQYACTILPNEAEERLQYLISKLSKGGYKVVVSTDVVDEKVERRKESVYKNLIKIETTIGTPVSFYQPIISRGGVEISEVIERVYMQGENTFESWKRALEESGIDYKKYFSSYIDYEKLLWEIQDCIISKEYLKKEYLNALAFKPTSECSADCKNCKDRCLGGI, from the coding sequence ATGGGGGCATTATATTTATTATATTTTATAATAGGATTACCATTTGAAACCATTAGAGATATAGATGAAATTGCTGATTTTATTATGGAAGTTCGAGAGAAAATGAATAGTTTAGGTAATATTAATGGCTATCTTGAAATAGGTATTAATATGTTATATCCGAAACCTTGGACCCCCTTTCAATATGCTTGTACGATTTTGCCTAATGAAGCAGAGGAAAGATTACAGTACTTGATTTCAAAACTTTCTAAAGGAGGATATAAAGTTGTAGTTTCCACTGATGTCGTAGATGAAAAAGTTGAAAGGAGAAAGGAAAGTGTTTATAAAAACCTTATAAAAATAGAAACAACAATTGGTACTCCAGTATCATTTTATCAACCTATCATATCTAGGGGAGGAGTAGAAATAAGTGAAGTAATAGAAAGGGTCTATATGCAGGGAGAAAATACTTTCGAAAGCTGGAAAAGAGCGCTGGAGGAATCTGGGATAGATTATAAAAAGTATTTTTCTTCTTACATTGATTATGAAAAGCTTCTGTGGGAAATTCAGGATTGCATTATCAGTAAGGAATATCTTAAAAAAGAATATTTAAACGCATTAGCATTTAAACCTACAAGTGAATGCTCAGCTGATTGCAAAAACTGTAAAGACAGATGTTTAGGGGGGATATGA
- a CDS encoding ABC transporter permease: MKDIQNIINNVLSVVSSVLLVIAAITLIVGGIGIVNILLVSVTERTREIGIKKALGAQKKDIIMQFLAESIILTGIGGVIGIIFGILAGMIISHLIKIPPTVNFKVVIMAFLGSIVLGIIFGVYPAKKAADLDPIEALRYE; the protein is encoded by the coding sequence ATGAAAGATATCCAAAATATTATAAACAACGTACTGTCTGTAGTATCATCGGTACTATTAGTTATAGCAGCAATTACGTTAATTGTTGGAGGTATAGGCATAGTAAATATACTCCTTGTATCTGTAACGGAAAGGACAAGAGAGATAGGTATAAAGAAAGCACTTGGTGCACAAAAAAAAGATATAATAATGCAGTTTTTGGCAGAGTCAATTATTTTGACAGGGATAGGAGGCGTAATAGGCATTATTTTTGGCATACTGGCAGGCATGATAATATCACACCTTATTAAAATTCCTCCAACAGTTAATTTTAAAGTTGTAATTATGGCGTTTTTAGGTTCAATTGTGCTTGGAATAATATTTGGCGTTTATCCAGCAAAAAAGGCTGCAGACCTTGACCCGATTGAGGCATTGAGATATGAATAG
- a CDS encoding MFS transporter codes for MIRKVLGDYFINKNFFLLINGAFVSMIGTRMYEVAITWWVYQKTGSSLNVGWFLIATFLPRIIASPYSGYVLDHTSRRNIMVLMDILRGLLMLFLFIPVAIGKLTIIYLAAITILVSVCDAFFNPAVNSLIPDIINKELLVRGNSLYQLSNNVSKVLGPVFGATLLQVVGVGGIILINALSFVISGMCVILIKVEEKHLKTGRKSQTFIKDFQECKIFFKKNVFILSLVILIGVLNFFTGALHVLLPVHVKRLGMESIQYGSLLSALSVGAIAAMVITTISKIEVSILFLAISLFVYGLSILVFSLTSSFIIMIISYFVVGIGQTIFNVNMVSILQKIIPIDLRGKVFSIVQALTTALIPISYGVFGMLGNYFKTSYIFILTSVALLTGGIYVFLSEKLIEYSCNE; via the coding sequence ATGATCAGAAAAGTGCTAGGAGATTACTTTATAAATAAGAATTTTTTCCTATTAATTAATGGAGCGTTTGTTTCAATGATAGGAACCAGGATGTATGAAGTTGCAATAACTTGGTGGGTATACCAGAAAACAGGTTCATCATTAAATGTTGGATGGTTTCTAATAGCAACTTTCTTACCAAGAATAATTGCCAGTCCTTATTCAGGGTATGTTCTGGATCATACGAGCAGAAGAAATATCATGGTTTTGATGGATATTCTTAGAGGATTATTAATGTTGTTCCTTTTTATTCCTGTAGCTATTGGGAAACTAACTATTATTTATTTAGCAGCAATAACTATTTTGGTTTCCGTATGTGATGCATTTTTTAACCCAGCAGTAAATTCGTTAATTCCCGATATTATAAATAAAGAACTTCTTGTAAGAGGAAACTCACTTTATCAGCTATCAAACAATGTTTCAAAGGTATTAGGACCAGTTTTTGGAGCAACATTACTGCAGGTAGTAGGAGTAGGTGGAATAATATTAATAAATGCTCTTTCTTTCGTTATTTCCGGAATGTGTGTTATTCTTATAAAAGTAGAAGAAAAACATTTAAAAACCGGAAGAAAAAGCCAAACTTTTATCAAAGACTTTCAGGAATGCAAAATATTTTTCAAGAAAAATGTCTTTATATTATCTCTTGTTATTCTTATAGGTGTTCTCAACTTCTTCACAGGTGCGCTTCATGTATTGCTTCCAGTCCATGTAAAAAGACTTGGTATGGAAAGTATTCAATATGGAAGTCTGCTCAGCGCACTTTCGGTAGGAGCTATTGCAGCAATGGTTATTACTACAATAAGTAAAATAGAAGTGAGTATTTTATTTCTTGCTATTTCGTTGTTTGTGTATGGTTTATCAATTTTAGTTTTTTCTCTTACCTCTTCCTTTATTATTATGATAATTTCCTATTTTGTTGTGGGAATTGGGCAAACTATATTCAATGTAAATATGGTGTCAATATTACAGAAAATTATACCAATTGATTTAAGAGGAAAAGTATTTTCCATAGTTCAGGCACTTACTACAGCACTTATACCGATTTCATATGGTGTATTTGGTATGTTAGGAAATTATTTTAAAACAAGCTATATATTTATACTTACATCGGTGGCACTTTTAACAGGTGGAATCTATGTATTTCTTAGCGAAAAATTAATAGAGTATTCCTGTAATGAATAA
- a CDS encoding radical SAM protein: MNNILIYETDSKDTYLYDNKTGFILNIDSSFLMVLNEMRKNGFLGNNIYNNYNLEYYKFFLEKYNNLYKSVNLHNKKKYTIKDIEKHIETHGMKQLIFDMTEQCNLRCKYCIYSDYYPYHRSYRNKALTFEIAKKAIDLYMYYFTKVYKYNPKRRPIFTFYGGEPLLEFKSIKNIVEYVLDKYKYYNPMFNMTTNGTLLSDEVLQYINNIKDFYISISLDGPKKEHDRNRVFSNGKGSFDLIYTNLIKIREVYPTIWENLNLLACYDFYTDISKTEEFFENESLPPLIRVSMVEPLFSSYYQCFTIQDKNKFLQTYSYKQKQYIENIKSNKKSSRYSDLMFGTFFFFLYNRFKFYSNNVFFDTFTGTCIPGDKLYVDTQGRLHICEKINFNFSIGDVYNGLDLKRISEIIERYNEEILSKCKNCPISRICGTCYATFASNGYFEIPKGFCESKIKSTEQALKDLTEVLIHNPSYFRSKYSRNKNDNLHYKDLYCY, translated from the coding sequence ATGAATAATATCTTAATTTATGAAACAGATAGCAAGGATACATATCTCTATGATAATAAAACTGGTTTTATTCTTAATATTGATAGCTCTTTTTTAATGGTACTGAATGAAATGAGAAAAAATGGATTTTTAGGAAATAATATATATAACAACTATAATTTAGAATATTATAAGTTCTTCCTCGAAAAATACAATAATTTGTACAAATCAGTTAATCTTCACAACAAAAAGAAGTATACTATAAAAGATATCGAAAAGCATATAGAAACTCATGGAATGAAACAATTGATATTTGATATGACTGAGCAATGTAATTTACGTTGTAAATATTGTATATACTCTGATTACTATCCATACCATCGAAGTTATAGGAATAAGGCACTAACATTTGAGATTGCCAAAAAGGCTATAGATTTATATATGTACTACTTTACAAAAGTTTACAAGTATAATCCCAAAAGACGACCTATTTTTACTTTTTATGGAGGTGAACCATTGCTTGAATTTAAAAGTATCAAAAATATAGTGGAGTATGTGCTAGATAAATATAAATATTATAATCCTATGTTTAACATGACAACAAATGGTACGTTATTATCGGATGAAGTGCTTCAATACATAAACAATATAAAAGATTTTTACATATCAATAAGCTTGGACGGTCCGAAAAAAGAACATGATAGAAATAGAGTTTTTTCCAACGGAAAAGGAAGTTTTGATCTAATATATACTAATTTAATAAAAATAAGAGAAGTATATCCTACAATATGGGAAAATTTGAATTTATTAGCATGTTACGACTTTTACACTGATATTTCTAAGACAGAGGAATTTTTTGAAAATGAAAGTTTACCACCACTTATAAGAGTAAGCATGGTTGAGCCATTGTTTTCCTCTTATTACCAATGTTTTACTATTCAAGATAAGAATAAATTTCTACAAACTTATTCTTACAAACAAAAGCAGTATATTGAAAATATCAAATCCAACAAAAAATCATCTCGTTACTCTGACTTGATGTTTGGTACTTTCTTTTTCTTCCTATACAATAGATTTAAGTTTTACTCTAATAATGTTTTCTTTGATACTTTTACGGGTACCTGTATTCCGGGAGATAAATTATATGTAGATACGCAAGGGAGACTTCACATTTGCGAAAAGATAAATTTCAACTTCTCTATAGGAGATGTATACAATGGTTTGGATTTAAAAAGAATATCTGAAATAATAGAAAGATATAACGAAGAAATTTTGTCAAAATGTAAAAATTGTCCTATTAGTAGGATATGTGGAACATGTTATGCCACATTTGCTTCAAATGGATATTTTGAAATACCAAAGGGTTTTTGTGAAAGTAAAATAAAATCTACAGAGCAGGCATTAAAAGATTTAACGGAAGTACTTATACATAATCCAAGCTATTTTAGGAGTAAATATTCAAGAAATAAGAATGATAATTTGCACTATAAAGATTTATATTGTTATTAA
- a CDS encoding DUF3796 domain-containing protein, with amino-acid sequence MKKLFWLLGFLGFLGFLGFFKSYMYFAFFAFFSNFFTSRYINIPQDKQLQNKMAEAHTVSFVVTSFFLSFMLIMLIFNVSYEIFKAMFCIIFALISIIDSYLLYKYTGSNQK; translated from the coding sequence ATGAAAAAATTATTTTGGTTGTTAGGCTTTCTCGGTTTTCTTGGCTTTTTAGGATTTTTTAAATCTTATATGTATTTTGCATTTTTTGCTTTTTTCTCTAACTTTTTTACTAGTCGATATATTAACATCCCACAAGATAAACAACTTCAAAACAAAATGGCAGAAGCGCATACAGTGAGTTTTGTTGTGACAAGTTTTTTCTTATCATTCATGCTAATAATGCTGATATTTAACGTAAGTTATGAAATTTTTAAAGCTATGTTTTGCATTATTTTTGCTTTAATTTCTATTATAGATTCCTACCTACTTTATAAATACACAGGAAGTAATCAAAAATAA
- a CDS encoding ISLre2 family transposase, producing the protein MKKNIFEDIILQNALNFTKEVVEIFGDLLNKGMNITELAARIKELTDKLGREAIEAIIEELDRIIKEDKRRKEKWVVERKDKKRLTTILGDIEYERTYYKSREDGRYTYLIDDALEIGRHDRIEKGVKIKLVENAIEESYERSSKKACPEELSKQTVLNAIREIGEVEVKREIKEKKEVRVLYIEADEDHVPLQDGSNETPRLIYIHEGKEEKNGRNVLRNVHYKAYVGEKPEDIWIDVANYIEDNYKEEKIEKIYIAGDGAPWIKEGLKWILKSRFVLDRYHLNKYVLKATSKEPKYRDKIWRAINEGNKEGVKKVFDELIKAAEEEREKEKIKEARKYILNNWEGIVIYNKDEDVIGCSAEGHISHVFSARLSRNPLGWSREGLKLMAKLRVFSKNGGDLREAEWGKKKNINAGSYNLTKKQIKEAVRRVKTSTNEKINNITVLNIGKVTPIYRVLRALKYAQVI; encoded by the coding sequence GTGAAAAAAAATATCTTTGAGGATATTATACTACAAAATGCTCTAAATTTCACTAAGGAAGTAGTAGAAATTTTTGGTGATTTATTAAATAAAGGAATGAATATTACAGAGCTTGCAGCAAGGATAAAGGAACTGACGGACAAACTAGGTAGAGAGGCAATAGAAGCAATTATTGAAGAGTTAGATAGGATAATAAAAGAAGATAAGAGAAGGAAAGAAAAATGGGTAGTAGAGAGGAAAGATAAAAAGAGATTAACGACAATCCTTGGGGATATAGAATATGAGAGGACATATTACAAATCCAGAGAGGATGGAAGATATACATACTTGATAGATGATGCATTAGAGATAGGACGGCACGATAGGATAGAGAAGGGAGTAAAAATAAAGTTAGTAGAAAACGCGATAGAAGAATCATATGAGAGAAGTAGTAAAAAAGCATGTCCAGAGGAGTTAAGTAAACAGACGGTATTAAACGCAATAAGGGAAATAGGAGAAGTAGAAGTAAAGAGAGAAATAAAAGAGAAGAAAGAGGTAAGGGTATTATACATAGAAGCAGATGAAGACCATGTGCCTTTGCAAGATGGCAGCAATGAAACACCGCGATTGATATACATACATGAAGGTAAAGAAGAGAAAAATGGTAGAAATGTACTGAGAAATGTGCATTACAAAGCATATGTAGGAGAGAAACCTGAAGACATATGGATAGATGTAGCAAATTACATAGAAGACAATTACAAAGAAGAGAAGATAGAGAAGATATACATAGCAGGAGATGGGGCACCGTGGATAAAAGAGGGATTAAAATGGATATTAAAATCAAGGTTTGTGTTAGACAGATATCATTTAAACAAATACGTATTAAAAGCAACATCAAAAGAGCCAAAGTATAGAGATAAGATATGGAGAGCAATAAATGAAGGGAATAAAGAAGGAGTGAAGAAGGTATTTGATGAGCTAATAAAGGCAGCAGAGGAAGAGAGAGAGAAAGAGAAGATAAAAGAAGCAAGGAAATACATACTAAACAATTGGGAAGGAATAGTGATATACAACAAAGACGAAGATGTAATAGGGTGCAGTGCAGAAGGGCATATAAGCCATGTATTTTCAGCCAGATTAAGCAGGAATCCACTAGGGTGGAGTAGAGAAGGATTAAAGTTAATGGCGAAATTAAGGGTATTCAGCAAGAATGGAGGAGACTTAAGAGAAGCAGAATGGGGTAAGAAAAAGAATATCAATGCTGGGAGTTATAATTTAACGAAGAAGCAAATAAAAGAAGCGGTAAGGAGAGTTAAAACGTCTACAAATGAAAAAATAAACAATATTACGGTTTTGAATATAGGGAAAGTAACGCCAATATATAGGGTTTTAAGAGCATTAAAATATGCACAAGTTATATAA
- a CDS encoding huazacin family RiPP peptide: MVELRAEPEGLTCLVCAGCVLPCLVCLSDGPVPIADAVGLTSATRAIFAAASKI; the protein is encoded by the coding sequence GTGGTAGAACTTCGTGCTGAACCCGAAGGGCTAACGTGTCTTGTATGTGCCGGTTGTGTACTTCCCTGTTTAGTGTGTCTCTCAGATGGTCCTGTTCCAATTGCTGATGCTGTAGGGCTTACTTCTGCAACGAGGGCTATTTTTGCTGCTGCAAGTAAGATTTAG
- a CDS encoding huazacin family RiPP peptide produces MKEISPEGVGCWIICGLGCAAVCSVCISDGPVPIADAVGSTAGFKTGLAAASFV; encoded by the coding sequence GTGAAAGAAATATCTCCGGAAGGTGTTGGATGCTGGATAATTTGTGGTTTAGGATGTGCAGCTGTATGTAGTGTATGTATCTCAGATGGACCTGTGCCTATAGCTGATGCAGTAGGAAGCACTGCGGGATTTAAGACTGGTTTAGCTGCTGCTTCTTTTGTTTAA
- a CDS encoding ABC transporter permease: MENSFKTTIRKMYGFFKVEVKALLRDPTTVFFMLALPMVLTVVFGSAFGKEPTHYGEHILGIDTVVPINIIFLLANAGLMGIPITISELKEQGVIKRYITYPVDYKIYFGSLMATFSIVSIISTLLFTTVSFIFYKATLFIHLLGIMGFAMLYFLNMYIYYGIGFLLSLLIKSARTANIVTSFLFLTLIFTSGIVLPLDSLPPNIEKFANLLPMSHSIQVTQMWWYGLFSFKEQGKDLIYLVIVAIILYFLLRRVKVKWD; this comes from the coding sequence ATGGAAAACAGCTTCAAAACTACTATAAGAAAAATGTATGGATTTTTTAAAGTAGAAGTAAAAGCTTTGTTAAGAGACCCTACAACCGTTTTCTTTATGCTAGCCTTACCTATGGTATTAACTGTGGTGTTTGGCAGTGCTTTTGGGAAAGAACCAACGCATTATGGTGAACATATTCTAGGGATAGATACAGTCGTTCCTATAAACATAATTTTTTTACTTGCAAATGCAGGTTTAATGGGTATACCAATTACAATAAGTGAGCTTAAGGAACAAGGGGTAATAAAAAGGTATATAACATATCCAGTGGATTATAAAATATATTTTGGTTCCTTAATGGCTACTTTTTCAATAGTTAGTATTATATCAACGTTATTATTTACAACTGTATCATTTATATTCTATAAAGCTACACTTTTCATACATTTATTAGGAATAATGGGATTTGCAATGTTGTATTTTTTAAACATGTATATTTACTATGGTATAGGATTTTTGTTATCGCTATTGATAAAATCAGCGAGAACGGCAAATATAGTTACTTCATTTTTGTTTTTAACTCTAATATTTACATCTGGAATAGTTCTACCTTTGGACTCCTTACCGCCGAATATAGAAAAATTTGCAAATTTATTACCAATGTCACATAGTATCCAAGTCACACAAATGTGGTGGTATGGATTGTTCTCTTTTAAAGAACAGGGGAAAGATTTGATATATTTAGTTATAGTAGCTATTATCTTATATTTTCTGCTCAGGAGGGTTAAGGTAAAGTGGGATTAA
- a CDS encoding YcaO-like family protein: MGLNINVINKRKICEPQITQIDDYLNYKEMMSFVGYFNLIKKVDIVLAPSSELPLFIGNCEFANLTYLFNYLLRRTSMSIRLEESIFAGGKGFSYYKAICSSLGEAFERLMGCLDYFNQRENVLVGTYNKLIKEGYKLIDPAKINIFSDEQFNEKDFLFDKFDRNSIVGWIKMLDMDTHEGIYVPASLIMMYYERQDSKERRIAYATSGGLTSHFNELYGYEHGLLEIIERHEINLSWYCKIPPKEIVLNEIEDKRLLQYKDYIKEKNIRFYRHNIDQEVFHVVTAVSFDKDMEKYSFNTGGGISGDIESAILSALEEYAQSVNNTRKVLYAPKWLTSIYVNRVLDVQEEEDPRKFKVFYQAVSYYGLKRHKEKLSWYLENNEKIYLSEIKKNQERISVTDYLKKEKIRPLCLKIMPGRFNHIFISKVFMVEFVPAFIAGIPMLGHEKYKEYLKEGEEINKDILPYP, translated from the coding sequence GTGGGATTAAACATAAATGTAATAAATAAACGGAAAATATGTGAACCACAAATAACCCAGATAGATGATTATTTAAATTATAAGGAAATGATGAGTTTTGTAGGATACTTTAATTTGATCAAAAAAGTAGATATTGTGTTGGCACCCTCATCCGAATTACCATTGTTTATTGGTAATTGCGAATTTGCAAATCTTACTTACTTGTTTAATTACTTGCTGAGAAGGACAAGCATGTCTATAAGACTTGAAGAGTCAATTTTTGCAGGTGGTAAAGGATTTTCATATTATAAGGCCATTTGCTCATCATTGGGTGAAGCATTTGAAAGATTGATGGGATGCTTGGATTATTTTAATCAAAGAGAAAATGTCCTGGTAGGAACATATAACAAATTGATTAAAGAAGGATATAAACTAATTGATCCTGCTAAAATAAACATTTTTTCTGATGAACAGTTCAATGAAAAAGATTTTCTATTTGATAAATTTGATAGAAATTCAATAGTTGGATGGATAAAAATGTTGGATATGGATACTCATGAGGGAATATATGTACCAGCATCTCTCATTATGATGTACTATGAACGGCAAGATTCAAAAGAAAGAAGAATAGCATATGCAACTTCCGGTGGTCTTACATCACACTTTAATGAATTATATGGGTATGAACATGGTTTACTTGAGATCATAGAAAGACATGAGATAAATTTATCGTGGTATTGTAAAATACCACCAAAAGAAATTGTGTTAAATGAAATAGAGGATAAAAGGTTATTACAGTATAAAGATTATATTAAAGAAAAAAACATTAGATTTTATAGGCACAACATAGATCAAGAAGTTTTTCATGTTGTTACGGCTGTATCATTTGATAAAGACATGGAAAAATATTCTTTCAATACAGGAGGCGGTATAAGTGGGGATATTGAAAGCGCAATTTTATCAGCTTTAGAAGAGTATGCCCAATCGGTTAATAATACTAGAAAGGTTTTATATGCACCAAAGTGGCTAACATCGATCTATGTGAATCGGGTTTTAGATGTTCAGGAAGAGGAAGATCCCAGAAAATTCAAAGTCTTTTATCAAGCAGTTTCGTATTATGGACTCAAAAGACATAAAGAAAAGTTAAGTTGGTATCTTGAAAACAATGAAAAAATATATTTATCGGAAATAAAGAAAAATCAAGAAAGAATTAGTGTAACAGATTACTTAAAAAAAGAAAAAATAAGACCTCTTTGCCTCAAAATAATGCCAGGTAGATTTAACCACATATTTATATCCAAAGTATTCATGGTAGAATTTGTACCAGCATTTATAGCTGGGATACCAATGCTTGGACATGAGAAATATAAAGAATATTTGAAAGAGGGAGAAGAAATAAATAAAGATATTCTTCCCTATCCATAA